DNA sequence from the Chryseobacterium indicum genome:
TACCAATCACCGGAATTAAAGGCAGAAGCTCTGTGTAATCTGTCATAGGTTTCATCTTTCCGAAAGGAAAATAATCGATGTTCCAGCTTTTAAAATCAATAAAAAACATTACCGAAAAATAGCTGAGCACAATTAAGATAATCCCCAGCAAAAACCTGAAAATATTCAGACTGATTCTCTCGGAAGTGGCAATGACGTGAATAATCACAAAAACCGCCATGGGCCATGTTGTGGGAAGAAAAATAAAATTCAGCGCAACAATAGAACCTACCAGAACGTAAGATTTCTTTCTGATATCTTCGTTCGTACTGGTTAAAAGCAGTAAAAGAAAAGAATTGGTAAGAAGAGCGACTGCGATTCCTATATCTAAATGTCCCGGATAAAGCCCGAAAACAAAAAAAGTATACAGAAATAACGGAAGGTGCGTCTGATAATTGAGTGCAATACTGTGAAAACAGAAATATCCCAGAGCAATTCCCAGAAAAGTAATTCCGGCAATAATCCCCTCATAAGTGTTGAAATTCAATAAATTAAAAGTTATTACTATTAAAAGAAGAAAACCAATATAAACAGGAATTGAAAAAATATTGCTTTCTTTTGAAAGTAATTTAAACATTTTTTATAAATTTGTACAAAGTTAATTTAAAAAAGGAAAATAATGACGTCTTTCTTTCTATTCTTAAGCAAAGTTTTCAAATGGTCTTTCGGTTTCTTTGATGCTTTCGGTAATGTTTTGAACTGGATTCTGTTTATCGTTTGTTGCGTACTGTTCACTTACTGGTGCTACGTTTTGGTAGTTACTCTGGGAGGTGATAAAGATAAAGACTACTATTCTCCAACGGAAGGTAAGCATCCTTACTACGATCCGAAAATCTACAAAAATGAAGGTTAATTAATTGGTTATATAGTAAAAAGCCGATCAAATAATTTATTTGGTCGGCTTTTTTATTTAACGGTTAAAATTACTTTTTAGTCATGTATCGGAAGAACCAGAACAGGAACTTTAGAATCCTTCGTGATCCCTTTTGTTAAACTTCCCACGAAAACATCATAAATCCCGCTTCTTCCGTGTGATCCCATCACGATAAAATCAGCTTTTTTATCTTCTGCATGTTCCAGAATAATATCTTTGGCGATTCCCTGTTTAAGAATATGTTCGCAGTCTACATCATGAGCCAGAATTCTCTGCTGAATCTTGTTCAGCTGAACAAGCTCTTCCCGGATCTCGTTTTCCTCAACTTCCGGAAAATACTGAAATCCCATATCTCCTATGGCAAAGCCGATATCCGATGGCGCAACGTGAATGATATAAATTCTGCCGTTAACCTGCTTAGCAAATTTTACGGCTCCTTCCAGAAGCTGTTCTGTTTTGTCCCCAAAATCTACGGGTAATACAATATTTACCATAACCTTTAATTTTGTTTACTAAAGATAGGAAAATTATGCCAGAAATTATGTTAAATTACTTATAATATTCGGATGTCAAGAACTTTTTCTTCTTCCAGATAAGCTTCCAGAATATCATTTTCTTCCACTTTACCTACCCCTTTCGGAGTTCCGGTGAAAATAAGATCTCCCACTCTTAAAGTAAAATACTGTGATACAAAAGCAATAATATCATCAATGGTGAACATCATGTCTTTCGTATTTCCATCCTGTACCTTTTCCTTGTTCTTCAGTAAAGAAAAATTCAGCGACTCCAGATTGAAATTTTCTTTTTTAAAGAAATTTCCCACTACAGCAGAACCGTCAAAACCTTTCGCCAGTTCCCAGGGCAGTCCTTTGGATTTCAGCTCACTCTGAAGATCTCTTGCCGTAAAATCAATTCCCAGCCCGATTTCCTCATAATGTTTGTGTGCCGTTTCTTTCTGAATGTATTTTCCGCCTTTTGATATTTTTACAACAACCTCCAGTTCGTAATGCACATCCTCTGAAAACTCGGGAATGTAAAAATCATTTCCCTTCAAAACCGCTGTATCCGGCTTCATAAAAATAACCGGTCTTTCCGGGATTTCGTTGCCCAGTTCTTTTGCGTGTTCGCTGTAATTTCTTCCTATACAGATTATTTTCATACTCTTTTATTTTGTCATTGCGAGAATCGAATGCGACGAAACAATCTCATTCTCACATTATTTAATAAATTTTTATTTTCAACAATCGTAAACTTCCATTCTCCATCTTCCAACTTCCTTCTTTTTTAGGAGCTTTTTCCCGCTTTCCGCTGTATCTTTTGTTCAGCTTTGCTTCACAAAAGGATGCCGCTACAATCGAGGCTATGAGAAGGAAACGGTTAATTTCTACGAGTTAATCATGAACTTTCCAATATATAATATTTATTTGTAAAAGAAAATTCATTCCTCATCGATTAGAAATCATCAATTATCAGTCATCACTTATCACTTATCACTTATCACTTATCACTTATCAATCATAATTAAAGACCACCCCGTCAAAAATTCATTCGAATTTTCGCCACCCCTCCGGAGGAGGGGAATTGTTGCGGCTTTTTTCAATATTATCCTTATGATATAATAAGAATGACAAAGATACTGTCATTTGCTGAGTGAAACGCCTTTAGGAAAGGAAAATAAACACAATATTTTATTGTTTTCTTTTTTTTATTGATTTTTTGCTTTTCGCTGTATCTTTCAATCATCAATCATCAATCATCAATCATCACTTATCACTTATCACTTATCACTTATCAATCATAATAAAAGACCACCCCGTCAAAAATTCATTCGAATTTTTGCCACCCCTCCAAAGGAGGGGAATTGTTACGTCTTTTTCAACATTATCTTGTCGTACAAATACGGAGAACAAATATACTGTCATTTGCTGAGTAGAACGCCTTTGCGAACGGAAAATATCCGCAATACTTTCAAAAAGACATTGCGACCATTGCGTTAAAAAAAACATTTCACTTTCTAATTGTCTAGGTATTAATGCGTAAACTCATTCCCGCAATAATAACAGACAAATTTATGACTCGTTAAAATCGAAATTCCGAAAAAACTGGTCGCACTGTCGTCCCTGTAAATATGATTAGAACCACATTTCGGACAAACGAAATCAAATTCAGGATCTGCAATGGTGTGTTCCACTTCCAGAGAAAATTCTTCGTTTTCCCTGTAATCTTTCAATGCCTGATTGGCTTTTTCAAGATCCTCTTCAAAAACCTGCAACTGAATTCCGCCAACCGCCTGAGAAAGCAGCCAGTCCGACTGGATCAGTTGTTCGTTTGCAATAAAACTGTTGATGCCGCTTTCCGCAAGAATCTGTTTGTCCCGGTTCGCCTGAAGCGCCGTTTCATAAAATTTGAATTTAACCAGTTCACTCATCGTCTTTTTACTTTTTCCATCTTTTTTATAAATATAGTTATTTTTATTTTTTTAAGAATGAACTTACGCAACGTAATGTAAGCGCAACAGATTCCAATTTATTTTCTTATAAAATTTTAAACAAATCATTGTAAATCCAACCACCACCATGGGCTGAGCGGAGTCGAAGCGCACATCGTTGCCATCCCATTTTAAACAGATCATTGTTAATCACACCCGTCACCGTACGCTGAGCGGAGTCGAAGCACAAATCATCCTGAATTAACCATTCCAAAATTGTTTAAATCCGCAAAGGACGCAATATTTTTTAACACACTCTATCTGTTTAGGGCGCAAAGATTTTATCTCCGATAAAATTTTAATGAAGATATTTCTAAGGTAACCGTACGCTTCTGTTACGCTCTTTTTACTGCTGGGTTGATTTGTTTGCATGACTGAATTTCTGAAATCTGTTTTTTGTTTGTTTTTAAAAGATGTTTTTTGATGAACGGAGTAAAATTACCACAGAAATGTCCATTTTCCGCCATCATAAAAAATTCTGACCGGTTTTGACTGCTTTTGACCGGTTTTGACCGGTTTGAAAACCCATTTCTTCGGATCATGTTCGGGTCTTCTTCGGATCGGCTTCGGAAAAATGGGATTTTTTCCGAAGGATTCCCGAACAACAGCCGAAGGCTTTCGGGAGAATTTTATGAAATATTTCTGCTTCATTGTACGCTTCGGCTCCGCTCAGCGTACTTCATTACCACTCCATTTTAAACAAATCATTGCAAACCACACCCACCACCGTGCGCTTCGGCTCCGCTCAGCGCACATCATTGCTACTTAATTTTAAACAAATCATTGTACCCAAACCTGCCACCGTGCGCTGAGCGGAGCCGAAGCGCACAGTAAATAAAATTTGCCGTTGAAAAATATTTTGTCTAATTTCGTTTCCGGATTATAACGGGAAAATGGGAAGCTCCACGCTTCTTTTTTTTCGATTAATTTCCAACCTTTTTAA
Encoded proteins:
- a CDS encoding DUF6427 family protein, with translation MFKLLSKESNIFSIPVYIGFLLLIVITFNLLNFNTYEGIIAGITFLGIALGYFCFHSIALNYQTHLPLFLYTFFVFGLYPGHLDIGIAVALLTNSFLLLLLTSTNEDIRKKSYVLVGSIVALNFIFLPTTWPMAVFVIIHVIATSERISLNIFRFLLGIILIVLSYFSVMFFIDFKSWNIDYFPFGKMKPMTDYTELLPLIPVIGMLIYAVYDHFRNYNKKSPISRYKYTFLLVFSMAQLITIILYMNKNYEYLLLLAFPSTIIISRMLRFLPKYWMQEVGLWLLIFSLIGFKAGTYFNLF
- a CDS encoding DUF6341 family protein, producing MTSFFLFLSKVFKWSFGFFDAFGNVLNWILFIVCCVLFTYWCYVLVVTLGGDKDKDYYSPTEGKHPYYDPKIYKNEG
- a CDS encoding universal stress protein, which encodes MVNIVLPVDFGDKTEQLLEGAVKFAKQVNGRIYIIHVAPSDIGFAIGDMGFQYFPEVEENEIREELVQLNKIQQRILAHDVDCEHILKQGIAKDIILEHAEDKKADFIVMGSHGRSGIYDVFVGSLTKGITKDSKVPVLVLPIHD
- a CDS encoding fumarylacetoacetate hydrolase family protein; the encoded protein is MKIICIGRNYSEHAKELGNEIPERPVIFMKPDTAVLKGNDFYIPEFSEDVHYELEVVVKISKGGKYIQKETAHKHYEEIGLGIDFTARDLQSELKSKGLPWELAKGFDGSAVVGNFFKKENFNLESLNFSLLKNKEKVQDGNTKDMMFTIDDIIAFVSQYFTLRVGDLIFTGTPKGVGKVEENDILEAYLEEEKVLDIRIL
- a CDS encoding DUF2007 domain-containing protein, which gives rise to MSELVKFKFYETALQANRDKQILAESGINSFIANEQLIQSDWLLSQAVGGIQLQVFEEDLEKANQALKDYRENEEFSLEVEHTIADPEFDFVCPKCGSNHIYRDDSATSFFGISILTSHKFVCYYCGNEFTH